A DNA window from Acinetobacter sp. 10FS3-1 contains the following coding sequences:
- a CDS encoding flavin reductase family protein: MIEATDFRNAMSLLTTAVNVITTSGETGMHGFTASAVCSVTDTPPMLLVCMNQSSRSHAHFVENKVLAVNVLSTQHEQLSNAFASSKFSSEDRFKLGDWSTMETGSPILKDALASFDCEIQDIQQVGTHSVFMCRVLKVQQSDQEESLVYFNRAYHQVGQLEHV, encoded by the coding sequence ATGATTGAAGCAACAGACTTTAGAAATGCAATGTCTTTACTCACCACAGCAGTGAATGTTATTACGACTTCGGGTGAAACAGGTATGCATGGATTTACTGCATCTGCCGTATGTAGCGTGACGGATACACCGCCAATGTTATTAGTCTGTATGAATCAATCCTCCCGTTCACATGCCCATTTTGTTGAAAATAAAGTCTTGGCTGTAAACGTACTAAGTACTCAGCATGAACAGCTTTCAAATGCTTTTGCTTCAAGTAAATTCAGCTCAGAAGATCGTTTCAAACTCGGTGATTGGAGTACGATGGAAACTGGTTCACCTATTTTGAAAGATGCCTTGGCCAGTTTTGACTGTGAGATTCAAGATATTCAGCAAGTCGGTACACACAGTGTTTTCATGTGTCGTGTTCTTAAAGTTCAACAAAGCGATCAAGAAGAAAGTCTGGTGTATTTTAACCGTGCTTATCATCAAGTGGGTCAATTGGAACACGTTTAA
- a CDS encoding sulfite exporter TauE/SafE family protein yields MELITFLIIGAFAGFAAGLFGVGGGTIIVPLLFIVFTQMDYSPDVIMHLALGTSLATIVVTSISSFMAHHKNGAVMWPVFKNLAPPMAIGCFAGAAIAGWLSGIHLQLIVGLFLIWVAYTMFMGAKKVVDSSRTLPSTGKQVAAGSVIGVASAIFGIGGGSLTVPYLNRYGVVMQKAVGTSAACGLPIAIAGALGFMLFGVKAHAAVPNSIGYVHTYAFLGISLMSFFTAKLGAKAAHALSPQMLKKCFSVLLSIVGCFFLFKGLS; encoded by the coding sequence GTGGAACTTATAACCTTTTTAATCATCGGTGCTTTTGCTGGTTTTGCAGCAGGGTTATTTGGTGTTGGTGGTGGAACGATCATCGTCCCATTACTCTTTATTGTTTTTACTCAGATGGACTACAGTCCTGATGTGATCATGCATTTGGCATTAGGAACCTCATTAGCCACCATTGTTGTGACATCAATCAGTTCATTCATGGCACACCATAAAAATGGTGCAGTGATGTGGCCGGTATTTAAAAATCTGGCGCCACCGATGGCGATTGGCTGTTTTGCCGGAGCTGCGATTGCGGGATGGCTCTCAGGAATACATCTTCAACTCATCGTTGGTTTATTCTTGATTTGGGTGGCATATACTATGTTCATGGGGGCTAAAAAGGTCGTGGACTCAAGTAGAACACTGCCTTCAACCGGTAAACAGGTTGCTGCAGGTTCAGTGATTGGAGTGGCTTCAGCTATTTTTGGGATCGGTGGTGGCAGTTTAACCGTCCCGTATCTCAACCGTTATGGCGTCGTCATGCAAAAGGCAGTGGGAACATCCGCTGCCTGTGGTTTACCCATCGCGATTGCAGGTGCGTTAGGTTTTATGCTTTTTGGAGTGAAAGCGCATGCTGCTGTACCTAACAGTATCGGCTATGTACATACTTACGCATTCTTAGGCATTAGCCTGATGAGTTTCTTTACAGCTAAGTTGGGTGCAAAAGCGGCACATGCTTTATCACCGCAAATGCTGAAAAAATGTTTTTCGGTATTGTTGAGTATCGTTGGATGCTTTTTCCTGTTTAAAGGGTTGAGTTAA
- a CDS encoding LysR family transcriptional regulator, with protein sequence MIEIRHLKTLTALREHGSLVAAAGELCLTPSAVSHQLRELDQWFGVEVVNRRTRPISFSNVGLRLLKLADEVLPQVQIAQSDITRIIHGQTGRITFSSECHSCFDWLMPLLNQYRIQYPDVDLDFASGFEENPHELLQNGEFDLLITADPIALKGVEYFPVFEYESRLVLSTTHPLVRAEHITVQELAEETLITYPVDKHRLDIMSKLFIPANIQPKNIRTTDLTQMLIQLVASGRGIAALPDWVVNEYEQKGWVTSRRLNCVAPEGLRRTLYAGFRTDEKDKDYFDGFLKQLERFSKKRISYYS encoded by the coding sequence ATGATAGAAATACGACATTTAAAAACACTGACAGCCTTGAGAGAGCACGGTTCATTGGTTGCAGCAGCAGGTGAACTATGTCTGACTCCTTCGGCTGTATCTCACCAGTTGCGAGAGCTAGATCAATGGTTTGGTGTAGAAGTAGTCAATCGTCGTACACGTCCTATCAGTTTCTCTAATGTTGGCTTACGTCTATTGAAATTGGCCGATGAAGTATTGCCACAAGTTCAAATTGCACAAAGCGACATTACCCGTATTATTCATGGGCAAACTGGTCGGATTACTTTTTCTTCTGAATGCCATAGTTGTTTCGATTGGCTCATGCCCTTACTCAATCAATACCGTATTCAATATCCCGATGTCGATTTGGATTTTGCATCAGGATTTGAAGAAAATCCACATGAGTTATTGCAAAATGGCGAATTTGATTTATTGATTACTGCAGATCCGATTGCTTTGAAAGGTGTTGAATACTTTCCAGTGTTTGAGTATGAGTCTCGACTTGTCTTATCGACAACACATCCATTGGTGCGTGCAGAACACATTACTGTTCAAGAGTTAGCTGAAGAAACGCTTATTACATATCCAGTGGATAAACATCGTTTAGATATCATGTCGAAGCTATTTATTCCTGCAAATATTCAGCCGAAAAATATTCGAACTACAGATTTAACCCAAATGTTGATTCAACTTGTTGCTAGCGGTCGTGGTATTGCCGCATTGCCTGATTGGGTGGTGAATGAATATGAGCAAAAAGGTTGGGTCACTTCACGACGTCTTAATTGTGTTGCACCTGAAGGTTTACGTCGTACCTTATATGCTGGTTTTAGAACGGATGAAAAAGACAAAGATTACTTTGATGGTTTCTTAAAGCAGCTTGAGCGATTCTCAAAGAAAAGAATCTCTTACTACAGTTAG